From the Marinomonas sp. THO17 genome, one window contains:
- a CDS encoding Na+/H+ antiporter subunit C: MEGLYAFCVGLLTACGIFLALRGRSFSVVIGLTLLSYAVNLFLFASGRLKLNAAAVLGESEQYSDPLPQALVLTAIVIGFAMTAFAVILAMRARADLGNDHVDGTLPKPPAEAPTKSSGGNK; the protein is encoded by the coding sequence ATGGAAGGTTTATATGCATTCTGTGTCGGCTTGCTTACCGCTTGCGGTATTTTTTTAGCCCTTCGAGGTCGCAGTTTCTCAGTAGTTATCGGTCTGACTTTACTGTCCTATGCGGTCAACCTCTTCCTGTTTGCCAGTGGCCGTTTGAAGTTAAACGCGGCAGCGGTATTAGGTGAATCAGAACAATACAGTGATCCATTACCGCAAGCCTTGGTACTGACTGCCATCGTAATAGGTTTTGCTATGACAGCCTTTGCTGTCATTCTCGCCATGCGTGCTCGTGCCGATTTAGGTAATGACCACGTTGATGGCACCTTACCAAAACCACCCGCAGAAGCGCCGACTAAGTCATCTGGAGGCAATAAGTAA